taaatatgcTGCTAAATGAGGAGTCCTTGGCAGGGCTAATTTCAGGTGGATACAAATAGGAGCAAACACCCCGTGCTCTGCACATAGAATAGCAGCTGCGAGATTGGGCAGGAACAGCACGGAAATGTGGCAACTAAAGCGCAACACagagtaaagctgcccatacattataacagtgctgtccaactggcggcccgcgggccacatgcggccctcgacccccctctttgttgcccccccacctgtttggctgctttgatggcttaactttgtgtaagctttaaatggtatcagtactgagattaactgcccccctgcatggttctcacctcagattcaggctgtaatccccctgtattgtttaaaaatgtaattccctgtgttgttcacaccttttaatctctgcattgttcaccccctgcagtgttcacacctcaggctcaggctgtaatcacccccattgttcacctcttcacacctcagacattgtatgtactgcctggcctatgctgcctgtgtataggcagcataggccaggcagagtatggcacatcatcaggtatggtacctagggattggaagaaggcgaatgtcattcccatatttaaaaagggagtaagatctcagcctggcaattgtaggcctgtaagtttgacatccgtggtgggcaagttatttgaaggcttgttaagggatcacattcaaaattatgtagtggagaatggcattatgagcagtaatcagcatggctttatgaaggacaggtcatgtcagaccaatttaattgctttttatgatgaggtaagtaagaagctggacagtggggggcagtagatataatctatttggattttgccaaagcatttgataccgttccccacaaacgactgctttctaagctaaggtctattggtcttagtgaagccgtttgcacatggatagaaaactggctacaggattgggtacagagggtggttgttaatggcacattctctacttggaataaggttctcagtggggtccctcagggttctgtactgggtccacttttgtttaatttgttcataaatgacttaggggagggtattatgagtaatgtatcagtgtttgcagatgacacaaaactctgcagaccagtcaattctatccaggatgtgacatccctgcagcaggatcttgaccaactggcaatctgggcagctataaccttaatgggaccgcactaggcaaatccataatggagaaggaccttggagtccttgtagataataaacttggctgtagcaagcaatgccaggcagcagctgcaagggcaaacaaggttttgagctgtattaaaaggggtatagattcacgggaggagggggttattcttcccctttacagagcgctggtaaggccccatctagaatatgctgttcagttttggtctccagtgctcaaacgggacattattgagttagagagggtccagagaagggcaactaagctggtaaagggtatggaaagtctcagttatgaagaaagactggccaagttgggtctgtttacactggagaagaggcgcttaagaggtgacatgataactatgtataaatatataaagggatcatataataacctttctaatgtttaatttaccagtaggtccttccaacggacacgagggcacccactccgtttagaagaagggaggttccatttaaacattcggaaaggattttttacagtgagagctgtgaagttctggaattccctccccgaatcagtcgtgctggctgatacattatataactttaagaaggggctggatggattcttagcaagtgagggaatacagggttatgggagatagctcttagtactagttgatccagggactggtccgattgccatcttggagtcaggaaggaattttttcccctctgcggcaaattagagaggcttcagatggggttttttgcctttctctggatcaactagtagttaggcaggttatatataggcattacggttgaacttgatggacgtatgtcttttttcaacccaacttactatgttactatgtatgttacataggtagcatagggcaggcagagtatggcacataggtagcatagggcaggcagagtatggcacataggtagcatagggcagggagggtatggcacccacaggcagcataggacaggcagagtatggcacataggtagcatagggcaggcagagtatggcacataggtagcatagggcagggagggtatggcacctacagacagcataggacaggcagagtatggcacacacaggcagcatagggtaggcagagtatggcacacacaggcagcatagggcaggcagtatggcacacacaggcagcatagggcagggagggtatggcacacacaggcagggtagggcaggcagagtatggcacacacagccagcataggacaggcagagtatggcacacacaggcagggtagggcaggcagagtatggcacacacagccagcataggacaggcagagtatggcacacacaggcagcataggacaggcagagtgctgcctgtgtgtgccatactctgcctaccctatgctgcctgtgggaggtgaacctggcaggggtgtgttctgggagtttgttagcagttggaaatagccattaaatggtccctaaggtgtgtaattatatgctgggggttgctgtgctatccagaggggaggaggcatatggatttaagggtgtgtctaatatgacataatataattctttaacatatgaatgatggttgatatacctgcagcgaccattgtgataaaatgggtgtggtttgaagtaggtgtggttttaAATGGGGGAGTgtccaaaactggcttccattagcggccttgtatgcgagagaaattccacagatgttggacagcactgcattataagatctgctcttttggcaaGGTAACCAAACAAGCGCATCTTTCCCtgtatgcccacctaaggtggccgaTATCAGGCTAATCTGATTGTTGGACCTAGGGCAAAACAATTGGATCATGGCAGAAATGCAGGCTGTCAAGGTAAGGACCACATCTGCTCATTGATCCGAAtctgaaaatcaaacctgcacaatTGACATCTGGCAGATTTTCatatatcagtcgggtaggcctgtcaAGAGGgcaccatacacgggcagataagctgccttaCTGGTCTAAAGGCCCCAAATCAGCCTGGGCCTATGTctatgtgtggccaccttaacaattcTATTAAAGCCACTAACAGCACTACAATGCTCCTGCTGTACAACTTAACCTCTTTAATGCCAGTCCTGTGTCCATGGACCCTACAAAACCTATTCTGCACCTTCTATGACTTCTTCCTGGGCCAAACAGTCTGACAATGTTCCACTGAATATTAatagaaaaagaaagtaaaaaaacaagGTACAATTGCCATTTATTGAGTAAGATGGGGATGTGCCTGCTTGCTATGTGCTTGTGTAAATTTGGCTCTACATGGCAGCTCCTCACGCTACATTAGTAATAAGATTAATAGGGAGCCAACGCCGAGCAAACACAGAGCAGGCTGCACCCCAATACATTCTGTTCAGCTTCTCAATCCACAACCTTGTCTGTTGCCCTTTACCATAGCCATTGTGGCCACTTATCAGTTCACAGTTGCATATGAACATGTTCTTTGGCTGAAGTGAGATTGGGTCACCGAGGGAGAATGTGTCACCTCTCTGATGGCTGGGAATATAATGTGCATGATAGCAGACTGCTTTGGATGGGAACCCTACTTAGTCAGCCGTCCTTGCTGGAAGATTCATCAAAGGAATGCTTGTCATGTACTGAGCCATGGAAAAAAGACATATTGGCCTCACTCATGAAAAGCAAAGCGATTAAGTCCGAGTTACAAGAgaataatgtagagagtaatactcTGAGACACTTTCCAAttgattttcatgttttattatttgtggatttttaattattttactattcatCCAgccactctccagtttggaagtttAGCTGTTATCCGGTCActtgggtccaaattaccttagcaaccagggacttgctaaggtagagttacaaagagagactgaaatataattaggagagggtctgaatagaaacagaagtaatacaaagtaccaataacaataaaattgtagcctcacagagcaatagttttttggctgccggggtcagtgacccctatttgaaagctggaaagagtctaaAGTTAAGGTGATCCACCCATTTAATGCCATGTAGCACAGACACAGAAATAATCCATTACTAAGCGCTGATATTTATAAAGGTTTGTATTCTTTATGCCATACTCAGTGGAACCTGGTGTTAGAGGCAAAGGTTTCTATATTCTAACACCCCTCCTTAACaaaagcttaataaatatgctcccTTCGTCACAGACAACATAGAGCAATAGCATCTATAGGTTTTTGAAAGAGCCACTATTTTCTCTATGGACGTGTCCGATACAAATATCAATAGCTGAATACATATTCTTATTCCATTAAACCTATCACCCCAAGCTTTTATGATGGCATTACTGGTTCATTTTGCAGTCATAGGTGGCCATGGCCACTTTGCAAGGTTGCCTAACAAGTGGATCTAGGTCTAATTTGAccacccctgctctaggccaGAATGAGCTGATCCAATCAGAATATACAGTGGgccaaaatgtgttattttatgttgttgtttgtatgataattaataaaatacacctttcaaaaaGAATATACAGTGGGCCTATGGAGTACTGTCAGTTGAGGAGTGCATGAATATGTGATGTAGTCCTTGTCAACATGATTTTTATATCTGTCAGATAGATATTTGGGAGATTTTCAGCAGCTCTTCGGtatggagttttagcagctaccCAGTTGCTAGAGTCCAGTTtcccctagcaactaggcaatgATTTGAACGAGAGACCGTAAGATGAACACGAGAGGGTCTGAATACAaagatgagtaaaaaaaaaaaaaatcaataatgataaaactgtagcctcacagttTATGGGTCAGGGACCCCAGGGCTGCTTTATGGTACCAGCAGGCCCGGGGCAAAATTTCATTGGCGGAATAACCCATGAGCTCATGAAGTTTAATATAGTAAGTcgggcagtgaagaaatggtctatTACTTACTTTACAGTAGAACTTTTCTATTTGATTATAATCAGGAATTCTACCATCTCTGCAGGGTGCTTCTGCCAAACGGTATCCCACATGAAAGGTGTGACCCtactgggccctgggcaaattcCTCTTTCACCCATTTATTACAGAGGCCCCGAGGgaccccccccatttgaaactgAAAATTGAAGGCTGATTAAAAATCCAAGAATAGAACATTCTAGAACAGGCTAAAACATAACTTAAAGTAGAATGAAAGTGCAAATCACTTCAGGTTGCCTACAGTCACTGGGGGTCCCTAAACTTTAGCACCCCCATGTGATTTACAATTcctgtctcctttaaagttaaactacctctttaattggagctccctgtagatcagtgatccccaaccagtggctccagagCAAAACATTGCTCACCactcccctttgatgttgctcccagtggcctcaatatAGGTGCCCGTGTttaaatttttggcttggaggcaagttttggaagcacagagacacagttttactccaagcagagcctcctgcaggccatcagcccacatggagctaccaaatagccaatcacagcccttatttggcatccccaaagaacctttttcatgcttgcgtggctccccaacactttttacatctaagtgtggttcagaaataaaaaagtttggggatctctGTTCTAGATCATCTCCATCCCAGTGTTAGAATTGAGCAGGGCCATACGTTTGTCAGATTTTTGTCAATTACACATGGAAAGCAACTTAAGGCAGGAAGGGAATGGTGCTAGAATGACAAGAATATGCTTTTTCAGTGATTTGTAACTCAATAAAACAGAATTCAAAGAGAATACATTCAATTTTCTAAATCCTGTTCGGACTTGCCTATACCACTCCAGATTTAATAACTAAATATCACATAATGCGGCTGCGCCAGATGAAAGGCGGATATCTGCGGACATGTATTTGGCAGTGTGTTTAATAGGCGACTAGTTAGAATATATATTATTCCTCGGTAACATAAATCTTCTTTAATTCTGTTTTCACTCACTATGTCATGATTTACACATCTCACTACAAAGGGAATGTTCATGTATTTGCACAAAAGCATTGAGGAGATGTGGCTGATGCAACATGACATATTTACATATTAGGGAGTGTTGTCTGAGAGCAAGTGGGTGAAAGGTAACGtctttttatatataacattatatatattatatattattatatatatgtataaacaatatacattatataatatatataggatgTATGTCAGTAGGATATATAGGATGCCAGTCAGTGCATGCCTTGTTAATATTATGCCATAAAAACAGCACAGAAATGGTCAAAAAATTGACAGCGTTTATAAAGTTGGATATTTTTAAAAGTGCTGGAGAAGGCGAATTACAGTGTAAATAGCAGCGTAAACTACTGTGGCATCATCTTCCATGGAGATTAGCAGCGGGAGGTTCAGATTGTGCCACAGAGGCTTCATTTAAGCATTCCATGGACACAAATACTAGAGCTTTACTGGCTACAGCTGCAAGGTGCTAACAAAGCTCTCCATTCTGCCTGACCAGAGCCATATTGGACACACTGAGAAGCAACAGGCGGACCTCGAGTGCAAAACGGCTTGTTCCCCAGGTCAGTGCATTTTTTGAAGATGAGGAGCACGGGCTTGAGGCAAGAGAATAGAGTGTGGGTTAGAGTTCTGCACCAGGTTGGGTACCCACAGAATTCCCTCAAAGCAGTTGGGATCCGGTCAGAAAAACTCCTGTACCCTgcaggagcagtcgggcaggatGCAGGCGGTTTTATTGTGGGGAGATAAAATCACATTTTCTGCAGTGCTCACAGATTCATGGTCACTTTTGGGATTGCGTGGCTCTCAGCAGGGGCAGGTTGGCAAACTTAGCATTTGTGTTCTGGTTCAGGTTCAGATAAGCGGGTCTGGGTCAGGCCTACTGAATTAGTCCCACGCAGGACTCTAATGTGGGTGGAAACAACTTGGCACACCCAGCACTGTGTTGTCTTCAGAAAAAATTGGGATCACTTGAGAAAATCTTTGCCCACCTTAACAGAACGCTTACAGAAGCAGGAATCAGCATTGCTATTGGATATtttgagccttctggataacaggcttccaaATGAAAGATCACACATCATTTTTAGCAAAGGCAGACATTAATGATCATATAGAATGACATGAAAGCAGCCTTTACTTGGAACTGTGCACTTATTCTCCCCTGGTTAGGATTGGGCAAATGTTTGGGGCAAGTGTGTGATTTAACTGCAGTGGCAAAGTTGCTGTTAAAGCCAAGCCAaactattaaagggacagtatacacacCATTTCTCCATAAGCTCAATAAATTATTAAGTAATTTCTTGTGCTGAACAAGaacatgaagccagtttcacCTTAACACTTCCTGATCCCCCAGAAGTGATAAAATAACCAGTCCTCAgtgaagcccctgataatgagttgctcaaaggctgctgcttagagaatgGAGACATTTAAACAAGTTCTCTCTTTATAAAGCAAGGGGGTGTATGGTTAGTGAAGACAACCCAACTTTCAAATtattgctttataatggcaaaaaaacaataggcagaatgcaaTTTTAACACAAGTCCTACTGAATGTGCTCATTTTTAgatgtatattgtccctttaagttgggttgaaaaaagaccaaagttcaacCCTTCTCCTATGAACACAGGGATGTGTAGGGGGATTATTTATTTACCTTCAGGCCATAAAATGAGACGACACAGCAGacacagagataccataacatttttttttttaattagtcaaCAAAAATGACAAAATCCAGTGCAAGAAAACTGCCAGATGTCAATTCAGGTTTGCCACATACATATTGTCGCAAATACCAGAAGTGCACATTTGtaatatttaaagtaaaaaaaaaaaaaaattccccaaaaTGGAGCATTATCAGCTCCATCTGTATCTGTGTGACactcacacacaaaaaaaaaccaaaataatgATAAAGTTCAATTTATCGACGACATACCAACGTGTCACAATGATCAATAACGTGGTCAACGGTTTGGCTGAAACTTCGCTAACTTCCGACAATTCCCAGCTTCTCTTCGTTACTTTCGGGAATGTTCTAGGCTTGTCAAGAGAAAGTGTTACCGATAAATGCATTATGGGATACACTCTCACACTGCATGCGTTCTAGAGGCGGAACAATCACTGTACGACCACAAAACGGGGCTTATTTTTAGTGGTCATTGTAGAgattgcattgattttttttttttttgaaacaataaaacatgaaacaaaacaactaaaaatacTGCTGAAAACTTAAAATCTCTGCTCATCATCTTGGACAATGGATGTAGAGGTGTTAGCCTGCACGAGACAACATCTCATAGTAGATCGGGGCTACGAGAGCTGCGGTTATGGGGTAGCCCTGATCCATCACTCGTGATCTCTGTGCAAAATCTCTGTGCGCAGAAAACCTCTGAAAAAAGGCTATTTATGAGCAGGCCAGCTGCATGTTGCATTTAATTACATCAATATTCTAAAAGGTTAGTAGTTGCTTTAGTAACAATGAATACATACAGAAAAATGAAAGCTTATTTGCTACATTTAGAATATGGCTCCTttctattaaagaaaaaaaaagagccagAAACAAGAGGTTAATCCTTCAATAGCACGAGGGGATCGTATACGTTATTCAGGGTTTATCATAAAGATGGATATGGGGTCAAACACATCTAGGCAAGGATCTACTACTCCTTCTCATCAGCCAGAACAGTCAGTATTATCTAAAAGCCAACTGTAGGGAGAGGCTGGGAATTGAAGTTAAACAGGAAGCTGTAGATCTAGATTCTActacagcgctgtccaacttgtAGTGGGCCGATAATTATTGTTTGAGGGCCAAATTACATCAAAATGATCATGTCCTTCAGTCTATAGAGCctatgagcagactgggggccatatcTAGCCTGCTGGCTCTATCTACTCTGGAGGGCCCCAACTTGCCTTCAGTTGGATAGTCCTGTTCTACAGCACAGTTTGTACTTGTCTATCTGTATGCACTTGTCTCAATTTAACTCAAGGATCCCATGATTACAATGCTTGTGCGTCCCCATTTTTTTAGGCACATTTCACATAGGTTACTTACAGCCCCCTGATGTcctcaataattaaaaaaaaaaaaaaaagagctcagTCACAAAAAGGGGGCGGCAGGTACAAGGCCAATGAAGCCGTTAGCTTAGAGGACGAGGAAGCTCAGTTCGTAAACTGAACTTGTTTCAGATTTGTTCATGGCCGCCCACCAGAAGAGGTGGATAATGCTTAGTTGCACCCTTCGCTAGCTACTTTTTCAAAAagcttctttttattttaatgctttttCTAGCATTGAGGTGTCACATGGACACCAACTAGTCACGTCATACAAAAGTATTGTCAAAATGTCCTTTAGCACAGTATGTTTATTAAGGGATTTAAGAGCACCAGGAGAGAAACTGTTGCTTACCTAAACCCAAGACAAAGACTCATTAGAGCCTTCTTAAACCGATTCGTCCTTTTGCTGCCTGCCTAAAGCTCAGGACTCAGTTTATTCTCTTAATAAACCATCACCAAAATCATCAATGCCAAagccctgttaaaaaaaaataaaaggcattCGTTGAAGCACTGGGCACCTGACTCTGAACGGGACATTGTCTTCTCCCTCAGGCTTTGGTAAAGCAGTTCCAagtttttgttttcttaaatgaacagaacaaaggaaaaagaaatgaGACAGGCTGAACACAAGTCACTCAGATGTTTCCATTCTGCGATGGAGATGGCAGTTAGCCACGGGAGCTGCTGCTGTTATGAGAATTGGGAGAGTCTTGTTCATTGATTGTGTTGAGTAAGTTTACAGGCTGACGGGGCATAGGGTTATGATCCAGATCTCTAGATCCTAAGGAATGAGCAAATATCCCTTCTTCCTCATCGTGGGGCTGCGCGTCGCAGGAAGTGCAGCTGTCACAGAAGCCATCCACTTCATCATCCATGAAACCATCAAGTTCTTTGAAGTCATCATGGTGACCCCTGCTGCACACACAAACTTCAATACCTGAATCTCCAGTGAACCTTCGATGTCGCCCCGGCGTTTTGTCCTTGCCGTCATAGAAGCTACTATGGTCTAGGCTTTCAGAACTATACTGCTTCAAAAGTTCTTTGGAGTCCTTGTCTAGAAAAGCAACTTGGTCAGCCACCTCCTCCGACTCTGCTCCACCAGCAGGATCATTCGAGTCAACACTACTGTCCTTTTGTGCTGCTCGCTGTAGGCATGTGGTGGAAGGTTCACAATCTACAATGCTTGGGGATCTTGTTCCACTTCCGCTAGCTGAGGCTGCCGGGGAGTTGGCCTGGCTATGTGGAGTGAGATTAGGCACGGAATCTGGCGCTGGTGTGCATTCGCAGGCTGCGATACATTGCTGGTGCAAGACTGCATAGGGTGGAGGAGGCGTTGGTGGGCGGTTCACCACTTCCTCATAGGGAGGTAGCAGATAGTTTGGCAAAAATCCTaagaacagggaaagaaaaaggtgTTTATAAGGGGAAGAAATGCAACTTTTCTGTTATGATCGGTTAATACAGAAATGATGCCCACATGTTGGCAATAGCAGGGATACCTGTCCTACCTTTGGAAAAGCACAGTCAGCCCTGACTAACTCATTCAAAGTACAGAGCTGACTGTCATATATCCTATTCAGCCACTTGGACCCATGAGGCACAGGTGGTTTTTACAGGCACAACCCTCTTACAGAGAACTGCAGCAATCTAGACTCCCTTTCCTACCATAATGGCTTCTTCATATTCTCTTATACGTTGCTTACAGGAGACATTAAAATGGGAACTCcagctttcaaaccaaaattaaAGCCCCACCCAATACAGAAACCCATGATATCCCTATAATTGTAATTTGTTGAATAAACACCATttgtatatactgaaatccagctgcaaaacagtccttctctttctacatcacttgatgttacaaattgtaacagcgtctccacagcttacagacagcatgcaggaactacataacccacaatgcattgcactgtgatgttcctttccttattgacatcacatgtgcaggggattgtgggatttggaggatgcaggctgaggacaggcgactactgttacattttatttgagtctcaaagcagcCAGTTAGATCAGcgggggaacagggggtggggcttagggaactgctccaaCCATATtactaaaaatcatgaaaaggctgcatatttttaaatttgatgtatatggcaaagttgcttgaaattgtgtttgGGTTTCCCTATAACCCTGTCCCTAGCTTTAGGAAGCAGGTCAATAAAAGACCCCATCAGCAAGGAGATG
The sequence above is a segment of the Xenopus tropicalis strain Nigerian chromosome 7, UCB_Xtro_10.0, whole genome shotgun sequence genome. Coding sequences within it:
- the wbp1l gene encoding WW domain binding protein 1-like isoform X2; translation: MTLLLSQAVPSSASGSVESPDKETCIGINNQSYICETGHCCGQSQCCNYYYELWWFWLVWTIIIILSCCCVCHHRRAKHRLQAQQRQHEINLIAYREAHSYSTVPFYFRFLPNYLLPPYEEVVNRPPTPPPPYAVLHQQCIAACECTPAPDSVPNLTPHSQANSPAASASGSGTRSPSIVDCEPSTTCLQRAAQKDSSVDSNDPAGGAESEEVADQVAFLDKDSKELLKQYSSESLDHSSFYDGKDKTPGRHRRFTGDSGIEVCVCSRGHHDDFKELDGFMDDEVDGFCDSCTSCDAQPHDEEEGIFAHSLGSRDLDHNPMPRQPVNLLNTINEQDSPNSHNSSSSRG
- the wbp1l gene encoding WW domain binding protein 1-like gives rise to the protein MPFLLGLRQDKETCIGINNQSYICETGHCCGQSQCCNYYYELWWFWLVWTIIIILSCCCVCHHRRAKHRLQAQQRQHEINLIAYREAHSYSTVPFYFRFLPNYLLPPYEEVVNRPPTPPPPYAVLHQQCIAACECTPAPDSVPNLTPHSQANSPAASASGSGTRSPSIVDCEPSTTCLQRAAQKDSSVDSNDPAGGAESEEVADQVAFLDKDSKELLKQYSSESLDHSSFYDGKDKTPGRHRRFTGDSGIEVCVCSRGHHDDFKELDGFMDDEVDGFCDSCTSCDAQPHDEEEGIFAHSLGSRDLDHNPMPRQPVNLLNTINEQDSPNSHNSSSSRG
- the wbp1l gene encoding WW domain binding protein 1-like isoform X1, whose product is MKRICILRTEPPLSTWLSDSDTLTTNHRRLPVPAAAYQREGLCELLKEKSNDPLLVGVAWSFYSQDRWACRSLPVCLVQEPVGEAQGKGLGAERRKGTQRQHDSFAVPGCSQQRLRQRGVPGFWLVWTIIIILSCCCVCHHRRAKHRLQAQQRQHEINLIAYREAHSYSTVPFYFRFLPNYLLPPYEEVVNRPPTPPPPYAVLHQQCIAACECTPAPDSVPNLTPHSQANSPAASASGSGTRSPSIVDCEPSTTCLQRAAQKDSSVDSNDPAGGAESEEVADQVAFLDKDSKELLKQYSSESLDHSSFYDGKDKTPGRHRRFTGDSGIEVCVCSRGHHDDFKELDGFMDDEVDGFCDSCTSCDAQPHDEEEGIFAHSLGSRDLDHNPMPRQPVNLLNTINEQDSPNSHNSSSSRG